agtttttagtttattgattttagagaggtggggagagagagagagagagagagagagagagagagagagagagagactgactttTTGTTCCAGGTTCCACTTATgaattctttggttgattcttatatgtgctctgattggggactgaactcacaaccttggcatatggggacaatACCCCATGTGGGGtagctctaacaaactgagctacccagctaggcataaaaatgaattttaaagtacACCAACTTTAATTTCTCTGCTTggaaatccatttatttttttcttcctgccattcttttcttctttgctgaCTGATAGAAGCAAGCATGCTACTAATTATGTTGCTGTGTGAGACCACAGTGGCCTCAGAAGGGTCGTGTGCCCTTAGGGTGTGTTCGCATCTAATGGGATAAGACTGGAAAACATGTTTGTGGGTTGGTGGATGTTTTGGAAACTGTCTACCAAACTGACCTGGATTGTGTATAGGAACAATGATTTTCTAGGcagggctttttgttgttgttattgttactgtCTCTGTCAAGCTCAGCAGTGGCACAGCATGAGCTCTGCCATGATAAGAGTGGCTGGCAATTGGGATAGAACAGGGGATGCTTCACCTCTGCTCTGCTGGCTCCGTGGGAGGCTGGGGCTTGTGTGGCACTGACATGGTCATCAGAAGTGAAATTTCACCCATGTGATATAGATACTCTACCCGGGTTAGGctggtttttctctctttgaagGATAAATTGAGCTGTTTATTCTTCTGCTGTTTATTAGCTCTGCCTGACCTGATTTCCATCACCCAGAACATGGAAACTTGGTGTCTTAAGTTCTCTGGCTGAGGAATCCCCATGTCCtgaaataaacattatttcacATGAGTCTCATTTCGTTTGATTTACAGCACTTCAGAGCAgagcacagagagaaagaaagaaatgccagAGAATTTACTCTATAGGCCAAGCTCTGTCTACCGTGGCCTTTTCCAGACAGGTCATGGCTTTGATTGTCCAGCTGTCCAGTTTCCTTAGGAAAAATACTTGCAATCTGAAAAGGGGTTAGAACCAGAGAAGGCTCCCAAGTATCTTGCACTAGTATCTGACCTGAGTCATATCTGACATAACTAACCTGAGTGTCTGTAGGCCTCACTGGTTTATGGGTATAGAGGACACCCTGCCGGCTCAGTTGCCCTTACCTGCCTCACAGCAAAAGTTGCCACTTCATCTGCAGTGAACCAAGGAGGCAGAAACTTGAGGATATTTTGGGCCATTGCCATTCCCAATGCTCCTCAGCCTCTGGATTTGTCTGGAGAATGTGGCACACTTATGGAAAGGCAGGATGACTTAGTGATGAAAAGCACAGCCCTGTTTTAGTCCCAGCCCTGCTACTTATAGCTCTGTAAACTTGGGCAGTTTActctctttgtgtttattttctcatctgttattGAACACTTTCAGTGACACGTGTTATTGAACACTTTCTGCTACAGTTCCAGGTTTCCGGTGATCCTTTCTGTCCCATCAGTAGAGAAATGACTTTTGATCTCCTGTGGTTTTCTTTAGAGGGCTCCCACAGCAGTGCAGCCAGGGTCCAGATGATTCAGCTGTCTTAGCTTTTCCCCCGCTAGGTCAGCACCGTCCAGTATGGCAGCCACCAGCcgcatgtggctactgagcacttggaATGAGGCTGGTCTGATCTGAGACGCGCTGTAAGCATAAAACGAATGTTGGAATGTCAAAACAAAGTATGAgagaaataatgtaaaatacCTTGTCACTGATCATGTTGAAATGATATGTTTTAAATAGGTTGggttaaagaaaatatatcattaaaattaatttccccaacagtgtggtggttggggggagaaggagggtataaatggtaatagaaaaaaatacaataaaaaattaatttcccttattcctcccatccaagtactaaccaggcccgaccctgcttagcttccgagatcagacgagaCCGGGTGCATtctgggtggtatggccatagactaatttcccttatttcttaacactttttttttattgattgattttgagagacagagagaggaagggagacacgcacacccacacccacacccacacgtacaccaatttgttgttccactttttcaggcattcattggttgcttctcgtatgtgccctcactggggattgaacccaaaccttggtgtatcaggactacactctaaccaactgagctaccagccagggctatttcccctatttttttctttctatttttattcatttaaaattttattctttaattagcAACCGTGGGAAAAAGTCACATCAAGACAGAGGCAAACACAGAGACCCACCACAAGCTGTTTTCCTTTGTCAAACTGGAGCACCATCTACACCCTGCCAGATCCACTCCAGCTCTGGCCACAGCCTACTATCCACATCCTGGTCCCAGGTGTGTTGGTTGCAAACTGGCCTCACTTCATGGAAGGGTCTAGCTTGAAGTCATTCATAGCTTCCTCAAGTCTGAGCATCCCTCTTTCCTGCCTCGGGCAGTGCCTCTCAGCCGTGGACTGGAGCATCCACTTGTTTTGGAACTTGTACATGTAATTGCCATAAACCATGACCTCAATTAGGTTCGAGAATTCCAGAAACTTCAACTCAAGCATGGCTTTGCTCACTTGCTCAATGTATGGGATTCGAGATCTGCCTGGGCCAAACATGGCTTCCAGCAGGTGCGTCTGGACCTGGAACACCTTGGGATCTTTCAAGTCTTCAGGAACTTTCACCCATGGTGGGATGTCTTTTTGTTTCGGCAGCGTCCTCATCTTGCACGCCTCCAAATGAAAATCACGCTCTGAGTCAGGGCTGTCTAGATCTGCAGCGCACAAGAAAATCGAACaccctatttctttaaaaagaatttttaatgtggctactaacATTTTTTTTGTGGTGGTGAAATATACATAggataaaacttaccattttaatcatctttaaatgtgcagttcagtggcaATAAgtccattcacattgttgtgcaaccatcatcttTAGCTCCAGAACTTTTTTGTCTTTCCAAACTGGGACTTTGTACTAATTAAACACTGAcatcccattttcccctcccccagttccTGGTAACCACTATTCAGTTTTCCACCTTTATGAAGGTGACTATTCTAGGTACCCATATAAGAGGAATCATATGatacatttgtctttttgtgtctgacttattaCTTAGGATAATGTCTTCAAAGTTTCTCTATTTTGTATCAtagtcagaattttcttcctttttaaggctgaataacatttctgtgtgtgtgtgtgtgcgtgcacgtgtcCACCACGGTTTGCTTTTCCATggacattgggttgtttccaccttttggctattgtaaataatgtacaaaattttaaatttcatgtatgGCATGTATTGCACTTCTATTGGGCGGTGCTGTGCAAGGGTGTTTATAAATTGCCAAAAGGTGGCATTGGGTAGCCTCCAATAAGCGCTTGGAAACCCTGCTATAATTTGCTCCTCAGGCCACCTGCGGATCCAGTTGTCTTTTTCCGTGCTCTCCCTGGGTCCTGCCCTTCTCTTGCGGTGTTGCTTCTCTTAGGCCCCTTTCTTTGTTTGCCTTTGTCTGCCTCAAACTTTGGTTTCTGTAGGAATTCTAAAGAAACACTGATCTCAATATAAGTAACCGCAAGTCCCTGGATTGGGGTGGGAAGCAAGTGAGGAGGAGTTTATCTTCTTCCCCAGAGTCAGGACCCTGGCTTGACTCTGACCTGGCTGGGTATTTGGGCTGGGAAGTAGGAAGGGCAGAGTCTAGCTGCATTCCACGTACAGGGAGACACGCATTGCAGGCTGGGGACTTTCCCATGGGTACAAAGCTGGGGCACAAAACTGAGTATTTGGAATCTTAGAACTGGAGTAAGGTCTTTTTAGATGGCAAATCAACCACaggaagttattattattattttatgtaatcagTGTTATTTTGGGCTAAGGTTCTTTGGTTTCTGAAAATGCTTCATAGACTACTTTGGTCATAATTAAATATAGTCAGAACAATGTGGGAAGCccaatgtcatttctttttttttttttttttaaagatttttatttatttatttttagagagaggggaagggaaggaggaagagagggagagaaatgtcaatgtgtggttgcctctcgcacgtctcttactggggacctagcctgcaacccaggcatgtaccctgactgagaatcaagctgggaaccctttggtttacaggccggcactcaatccactgagccatagcagccgGGGGGGCCCAACTTCATTCCTAATTGTTGTGAAGAAGAGGACTGACATACTGGTTCAGTGACAAGTCCTTTTTGATTTCAGGGACTTTTAGCAAGTAAACCTGCATTGCCCTTCTCTCCCTGAATACATTACTGATATGAATGAAGAACTGGACTCTGACCTAAATATACCTCTCTTTTACTATATaagtatttctcattttttttaatgcttcaaatatttttgtcttcccaGCATCAGTACACAGTTTGGGCATATGCTCTCAATATCTGTTTAACTATGTGTTCTACTCTCAAATTGAATACCatattagtaaaattaatttcattaatttcattaatttcattaattttacaaAGTGAAATAGAATGAAGTAAGTACAATAGAAGTCTTACTGTTTCCTTTCTGGACCTCTGTGGATCATCTCGCACGCATTCCAGGCTGCAGGTACTTTCCTCTGGAGTCAGCAACGTGCTTTCTAAAGTGGAAGAACACAAAATCCCACGAGTGTAAGTAATTTGTTCTGTTCTCACCAGTGGTCGGGCAGAGTTATTACTACAGCCGAAAC
This DNA window, taken from Desmodus rotundus isolate HL8 chromosome 3, HLdesRot8A.1, whole genome shotgun sequence, encodes the following:
- the LOC112309192 gene encoding developmental pluripotency-associated 5 protein-like: MRTLPKQKDIPPWVKVPEDLKDPKVFQVQTHLLEAMFGPGRSRIPYIEQVSKAMLELKFLEFSNLIEVMVYGNYMYKFQNKWMLQSTAERHCPRQERGMLRLEEAMNDFKLDPSMK